A single Danio aesculapii chromosome 19, fDanAes4.1, whole genome shotgun sequence DNA region contains:
- the lim2.4 gene encoding lens intrinsic membrane protein 2.4: protein MYSFMGGGLFCAIVGNILIVVSTATDYWMQYRLSGSYAHQGLWRYCMANKCYMQTASIAYWNATRAFMILSGMACFAGIMAGILSFAHFSAFERFSRSFAAGIMFFISTFFVLLAMAIYTGVTLSFLGKRFGDWRFSWSYILGWVAMLMTFFAGIFYMCAHRMYESRRVVGSR, encoded by the exons ATGTACAGCTTTATGGGCGGCGGTCTGTTCTGTGCCATTGTGGGCAACATCCTCATAGTGGTCTCCACGGCGACAGACTACTGGATGCAGTATCGCCTGTCAGGCAGCTATGCCCACCAGGGCCTGTGGAGGTACTGCATGGCCAACAAGTGTTACATGCAGACAGCAAGCATAG CATACTGGAATGCCACACGTGCGTTCATGATCTTATCAGGAATGGCGTGTTTTGCGGGCATCATGGCAGGCATCCTCTCATTTGCCCATTTTTCTGCCTTTGAGAGATTCAGTCGTTCCTTCGCTGCAGGAATCATGTTCTTCATCTCCA CTTTCTTCGTGCTGCTGGCTATGGCGATCTACACCGGAGTAACCTTAAGCTTCCTGGGCAAGCGATTCGGAGACTGGCGCTTCTCCTGGTCCTACATACTGGGATGGGTGGCCATGCTCATGACATTCTTTGCAG GTATATTCTACATGTGTGCCCACAGAATGTATGAATCCAGGAGAGTGGTCGGAAGTCGCTAA